The Sulfurimonas sp. genome includes the window TCTCGAAAGCGGTCAGTCATTTTCGGGTAAGTTAGCATTTCAAAAAGATGAACAATAGAGACTTCTTCTCCTAAAACTTTTTTGTACATCACATAGTTTGCTAAAACTTTTTTACCATATTCTCTACTTTCACTATTAGACATCATTTCCATACTTAAAAAAGGCTCATATGCACCAGTGTTAAAATTGCCTTTCATTAAGTGCCTTCTAAAAAAACCCATTCCTCCATTGTAAGCATATGCCATAAAAAGAGGATGATATAGAGATTTTTGCATCCATTGAAGGTGGTTTAGTGCATAATAAATATTATTTTTTGGAATAAACATTTCATCATAATTTTTTATTGGTTTTTTTATATTTTTACTTATCGCATCTGTAACAAAAGGCATTATTTGCATTAAACCAAGAGCGTAAGAACGAGATAAAGCAGCTGGTATTAGTTGGCTTTCTTGACGCATTATTGCATAAACTAAAGCTTTTTTATCGGTAGTAACTTCTCTTAAGTATCTATCATAAGGCATCACATAACCATGTATATTTAAACCATAAGCTTTTTCTAAAATCAAAGTTTGAACAGGAATCATTTCTTGTTCCATATACTTTCTCGATAATTTATATAGTTCATCTTTTGGTGTTTTATTTATATCTTCTAATATTTTAGACCATTCAAATGGATTTTGTAAGTCTCTTTTATTTTTATTATCATTTATTTCTACTACACTAAAGTAATTTGAAAAACTTTTTTTTGTAATCTCACTTGCATAAAGAGTATATATATTTATATCTCCACTAAGCATTAAGCTATCTAAATATTTTGTATTTTTTGTTACTTTATACATCCAAAAATAATTTTTATCTCTATCTATTTTTCTTTTAGCTTTTAACATTGATATATTAAAGTGATGCATGGCATAACTCTCATTGTTGTGTTTTAGATGATTTAAAGCTAAGTAAAAGTTACTTTTTGAATTAAGATTCTCACCTTCAAGATTCAATAATGATAACTGAAGTCTATTTAAACGATTATCGTGCGTAACAATTTTTATTAATGTTGAAATTTTCCAACAAGAAGAAAGTTTATTTACAAACTCCCCAGTTAAATACAGGTTTAAATGTTTTCTTCTATGTTTTCTAGTTGTGCTTATAAAAAGTGTTAAAATAGCACTACTACTATATTTTTCATATGCTTGTTGAGAGAAGGGCTCATTTTGAATTTTTAATAATTCTTTTCTTGATTTTGATAATTCTTTTCTTGATAATCTATCTCTTTGCGTATTACTTAAATATAAAGTTTTGTATGGAGAAAAAGCCAATGCTAAACATTTTTTATCTTTTATAGACAATAAGTCATTTCTTTTTATACAATAAATTTCTCTCTTAATACTTTTCTTATCTGTTTTTTTTGCATAAAGAAGAAGTAACTTTCTACTTTTTCCTTTAACTTGAGAGTAAGCTTTATCAGCCTGAGAAGGAGTGATGTCTTGCTTTAAATATTGCCATATCATAAAGTTTTTAGCACGGCTTGGTGGTTTAGAGTTGATATTTTGCAGGGTAATACTGGCATCTATAGATGCCAGTATTACACAAAGTAATAATAAAAACTTCATCATTAAATAACAGTTGCTACAAAGAAGAAGCTATTAATGCAAAAATATAGTCCATTAAAATCACTACAACGTTTAAGCCTATAATTATTATTAAAGGTGCTAAATCTATGCCATTCATTATATTAGTATTAACAAATTTACGCACAAAAACATACGCAGGGTTTGTTATTCTATATAAAAATTGAATAACTGGATTGTAAGGGTCTGGATTAACAAAGCTAAGCAATGCCGCTATTATTATCACCCAAATATACATCTCTATTATACCCGTAAACAGACCGCCAAGTTTTAAAATTGTTACGCCTAAAGAACTCATTTTATAATTTCTCCTATATAGTTTTTAATATATTTGTATACATCAGCAATATCTGGACCATCTTCTGTACCCGTAAGCAAATATTTTAATGGTTTAAGTAAAGTTTCATCTCTAAATCTAGAATTTTGTACAATATACTTTTTAAATTCACTATATTCTTCAAAGTACGGAGCATTTTTGATAATTGTAGATAATATTTTTGCAGGCTCAATAAATTCTTCTGGAATATTTTTTGTAGAAAAAATTAGTTCTATTTTAGATTTTAGCTCTTTTGTAGTGCTGGTATCTTCCAAATAGGCTTTAGCAAGCTTACCTATATCAGCATCTGCAAAACCAACATACCTAGAAAGTTCTGTATCGTCTAAATTTTTTAAATGTTCTTTGTTTATATGTTTTAATAAATTTATGCTAAAGCGAGAAGGGGACTTCGATATGTTTTCAAGATTAAACCACTCAACAGCCTCTTTGGTATCAAAAACCTTTTGCGGAGTTTTATTTCCTATTAATATTAAATAATTTGAAATAGCAGATGGTAGGTAGCCTTCTTCAAGCAACCATTTAACGCTAAATTCATCTTCTTTATTACTCATTTTTTCACCACTATCATTTAAAATAATTGGTAAATGAGCGTATTGTATATTTTTTTCATAGCCAAGTAAACTTCTTATATGCTCTTGTTTTGGTGTATTGCTCATGTAATCTTCACTTCTTATAACTATTGAAATATCACTTAACATGTCATCAACAGCACAAGCAAAATCATATGTTGGTACTTTATCTTGGCTCATTATTTTAAAACTATCTACGGCATCTGGATTAAAATTAACATCACTTTTTATGCAATCTTTTACAGTAATTGTTTCATTTGGTCTTTTTATTCTAATTGTAAAAGGGTTAATATTGTCGATTACTAGTTCAGCGGGTAAGTTACGACAAGCATCATCATATCTATATATTTTTTTATTCTTTTTAGCTTCTTCTCGTTTTTTTTCAAGCCATTCTCCTGAACAAAAACAACTAAAGGCTTTTTTCTCATGTATAAGCTGTAGTGCCATTGCTGAGTGAAAACGAACACTTTCTGTCTGGTAGATAACTTGAGAGTACTCTATACCAAAAAGAGAAAGAAGTTCTAATATTTCCTTGTCTTTTCCATCTACGTTTCTTTCTTTATCTATGTCTTCTATACGAATAATAAAGTCTTCATTTTTTTGTTTTGATACTACGTAGTTGAGTAGGGCAACTCGAAGATTGCCTATGTGCATATCACCAACTGGACTAGGTGCAAATCTTAGCATTAAAATTCCTAAATTATTTTTTAAAATTTTAACAAAATTTTACTTAGTTAAGGCATATTAAATAGATTAAAATGCACATTTTTTTTAATTAACTCATCTTTGCACTAATCTGTCTGTTCTCATAATAACACATTATCTTTTTATCTTCAAAAATTATATGATTTATTAACCATATATCGATATAGGTAAGTAGCTCTTTCTCAAATTCAAGAAGAGTCATTGAAGCAATATTAACTATCAATCCATTTATTTGATTTATAATATTTTGATGTAATATTTTGTGCTCTTCAAGTCCAGGATATTCTATAGATTTCATAAAATCTTCTTCATGGTCAAAATGCTTTTTCATATAATTATTTAGATCTATAATAATTTGTCTAATATGAACTTTGAGATCTGAATCATTTTTAAACTTTAAAGCTTTTAGAGCAATTTTAAAAAGTCCTTGATGCTCTTCATCTATCATTTCTATATTCAATTTATAATCATTCTTCCAAGTAAACATAGCCCGAAGACCAAGTTTATTTCGTTTGAAGTGTTGTAATTTTTTATCTTCAATAATAATGTGCTGCACTAGCCCATTCTTAACGAAGTCGCATATTAATTCATAAGTTCTATCCTGAGAATTTTTAGACATATCAAGTACAATCTGATTTAAAGATTCAACTATCTGTTTATGAATACTAATATGCTCTGCAAGCTTCTCGTATTCTAATTCACGCATATAAATCTCTTCACTTCTAAAATGAAACTTAGTATATTTAACCAGTGTTTTTACAGCTAATTCAAGTTGATTTTTATTATCTTTACACTCTTCAATCACTACAGCCAACTCAAACAATTTTTTATGCTCAGAATCAATTTTACTATCACCTAGAGAGTAAACATTCATCCATTCCATAGTATCACAACCATTCATATTAGGCCTCCATATTAAATTACAAAGTATAATATAGTAGTTTTGCTTAAAAAATATGTATGCTGTAGAATAACATTAATTAATAACACCAATTTTAAAAATAGAGGATTAACCGACAATCTATTTCAACGAAGTCGCATTAAATATAACAGTCACCTAGAGATAAAGATACTACACTACAGCTTTAATTAAAGCAGGTTGAATTGGCGTCACAAAACTCCATAGATGTAAAAGTTGCACTTTATTATTAGAATAGGCGTTGTTTGGGAGGTGCATAGAATAGGCGCTTAAGTGTGGTGACCCCGAGGAGAATTGAACTCCTGTAACATGGATGAAAACCATGGATCCTAACCGCTAGACGACGGGGCCACATATGTGTGAGCCGAAATTATATTGATTTATATCTTAATAAATCATAAAATAATAACGACTATGAAAATATTTACTTTATTTATTCGTAAAAACCTCTAAGAGCTCTAATAATAACAGCATTCTTAGAGATACTCTCTGCTTTTGCGTTATCATTTACTAAATCATATAAATCTAAAGGAAGAGAAATAG containing:
- a CDS encoding lytic transglycosylase domain-containing protein, which codes for MMKFLLLLCVILASIDASITLQNINSKPPSRAKNFMIWQYLKQDITPSQADKAYSQVKGKSRKLLLLYAKKTDKKSIKREIYCIKRNDLLSIKDKKCLALAFSPYKTLYLSNTQRDRLSRKELSKSRKELLKIQNEPFSQQAYEKYSSSAILTLFISTTRKHRRKHLNLYLTGEFVNKLSSCWKISTLIKIVTHDNRLNRLQLSLLNLEGENLNSKSNFYLALNHLKHNNESYAMHHFNISMLKAKRKIDRDKNYFWMYKVTKNTKYLDSLMLSGDINIYTLYASEITKKSFSNYFSVVEINDNKNKRDLQNPFEWSKILEDINKTPKDELYKLSRKYMEQEMIPVQTLILEKAYGLNIHGYVMPYDRYLREVTTDKKALVYAIMRQESQLIPAALSRSYALGLMQIMPFVTDAISKNIKKPIKNYDEMFIPKNNIYYALNHLQWMQKSLYHPLFMAYAYNGGMGFFRRHLMKGNFNTGAYEPFLSMEMMSNSESREYGKKVLANYVMYKKVLGEEVSIVHLFEMLTYPKMTDRFREQG
- a CDS encoding YggT family protein, whose protein sequence is MSSLGVTILKLGGLFTGIIEMYIWVIIIAALLSFVNPDPYNPVIQFLYRITNPAYVFVRKFVNTNIMNGIDLAPLIIIIGLNVVVILMDYIFALIASSL
- the gltX gene encoding glutamate--tRNA ligase, which gives rise to MLRFAPSPVGDMHIGNLRVALLNYVVSKQKNEDFIIRIEDIDKERNVDGKDKEILELLSLFGIEYSQVIYQTESVRFHSAMALQLIHEKKAFSCFCSGEWLEKKREEAKKNKKIYRYDDACRNLPAELVIDNINPFTIRIKRPNETITVKDCIKSDVNFNPDAVDSFKIMSQDKVPTYDFACAVDDMLSDISIVIRSEDYMSNTPKQEHIRSLLGYEKNIQYAHLPIILNDSGEKMSNKEDEFSVKWLLEEGYLPSAISNYLILIGNKTPQKVFDTKEAVEWFNLENISKSPSRFSINLLKHINKEHLKNLDDTELSRYVGFADADIGKLAKAYLEDTSTTKELKSKIELIFSTKNIPEEFIEPAKILSTIIKNAPYFEEYSEFKKYIVQNSRFRDETLLKPLKYLLTGTEDGPDIADVYKYIKNYIGEIIK
- a CDS encoding hemerythrin domain-containing protein, which encodes MNGCDTMEWMNVYSLGDSKIDSEHKKLFELAVVIEECKDNKNQLELAVKTLVKYTKFHFRSEEIYMRELEYEKLAEHISIHKQIVESLNQIVLDMSKNSQDRTYELICDFVKNGLVQHIIIEDKKLQHFKRNKLGLRAMFTWKNDYKLNIEMIDEEHQGLFKIALKALKFKNDSDLKVHIRQIIIDLNNYMKKHFDHEEDFMKSIEYPGLEEHKILHQNIINQINGLIVNIASMTLLEFEKELLTYIDIWLINHIIFEDKKIMCYYENRQISAKMS